From Streptomyces sp. NBC_00237, a single genomic window includes:
- a CDS encoding class I adenylate-forming enzyme family protein: MHTARALDGAPTLWDLVSRRADLTPHRPALLQEDRSVTFGELRDRAERVAAGLHELGVRAGSVVAWQLPTRVETILFSLALARLGAVQSPVIPFYRDREVGFALRESQADYFAVPGEWRGFDHASMAHRLALELPRPLLVLQAYDDLPDADPNLLPPTPSDGTSVRWIYWTSGTTSAPRGVLHTDRSLIAGGSCLAHALHLSPDDVGSIAFPYAHIGGPDYLVMLLLYGFPAVLFEQFAMPDALAEYRRHGVTVAGGSTAFYSMFLAEQRKTPSTPVLPTLRLLAGGGAPKPPELYHAVVRELGCQLTHGYGMTEVPMITMGAPDDTASNLATTEGRPPEGMSIRITDPEGKPVPAGVDGEVRLRGEAVCQGYLGAAASSGAFDPDGYLITGDLGHLTRSGHLVLTGRLKDVIIRKGENISAKEIEDLLHGHPAVGDVAVIGLPDAARGERVCAVVELRSAEVGLTREEVVAYLRGQGLATYKLPEQVEVVDALPRNETLRKVLKYRLREQFGN; encoded by the coding sequence ATGCACACCGCCCGCGCACTCGACGGGGCCCCGACCCTGTGGGATCTCGTCTCCCGCCGCGCCGACCTCACCCCACACCGCCCGGCGCTGCTCCAGGAGGACCGCTCCGTCACCTTCGGCGAGCTCAGGGACCGCGCGGAACGGGTCGCGGCGGGGCTGCACGAGCTGGGGGTACGGGCCGGGAGCGTGGTCGCCTGGCAGCTCCCGACCCGCGTCGAAACGATCCTCTTCTCCCTCGCGCTGGCCCGCCTCGGCGCGGTCCAGTCACCCGTCATCCCCTTCTACCGGGACCGCGAAGTGGGCTTCGCGCTGCGGGAGTCACAGGCGGACTACTTCGCCGTGCCGGGCGAGTGGCGGGGCTTCGACCACGCCTCCATGGCGCACCGCCTCGCGCTGGAACTCCCGCGCCCCCTCCTCGTGCTCCAGGCGTACGACGACCTGCCCGACGCGGACCCGAACCTTCTCCCCCCGACCCCCTCCGACGGCACGTCGGTCCGCTGGATCTACTGGACATCGGGCACGACGTCCGCCCCGCGCGGGGTGCTGCACACGGACCGCTCCCTGATCGCGGGCGGCTCCTGCCTGGCGCACGCCCTGCACCTGTCACCGGACGACGTCGGCTCGATCGCCTTCCCGTACGCGCACATAGGCGGCCCTGACTATCTGGTGATGCTGCTCCTGTACGGCTTCCCGGCCGTCCTCTTCGAGCAGTTCGCGATGCCGGACGCTTTGGCTGAATACCGCCGCCACGGGGTGACGGTGGCTGGGGGCTCGACGGCGTTCTACTCGATGTTCCTCGCCGAACAGCGCAAGACCCCGTCCACACCGGTACTCCCGACGCTGCGGCTGCTCGCGGGCGGCGGCGCGCCGAAGCCGCCGGAGCTGTACCACGCGGTGGTGCGGGAGCTGGGCTGTCAGCTCACCCACGGATACGGGATGACGGAGGTGCCCATGATCACGATGGGCGCGCCGGACGACACCGCATCGAACCTCGCGACGACGGAGGGGCGGCCCCCGGAGGGCATGTCGATCCGGATCACCGACCCGGAGGGCAAGCCGGTCCCGGCGGGGGTCGACGGGGAGGTGCGGCTGCGCGGGGAGGCGGTGTGCCAGGGGTACTTGGGGGCGGCGGCGTCCTCCGGTGCCTTCGACCCGGACGGCTATCTGATCACCGGCGACCTGGGGCATCTGACGAGGTCAGGGCACCTAGTACTGACGGGGCGGCTCAAGGACGTGATCATCCGCAAGGGCGAGAACATCTCGGCCAAGGAGATCGAGGATCTGCTGCACGGGCATCCGGCGGTGGGGGATGTGGCGGTGATCGGGCTGCCGGACGCTGCGCGGGGGGAGCGGGTGTGTGCGGTCGTGGAACTGCGTTCGGCTGAGGTGGGGTTGACGCGGGAGGAGGTGGTCGCGTATTTGCGCGGGCAGGGGTTGGCCACGTACAAGCTGCCGGAGCAGGTGGAGGTGGTGGATGCGCTTCCTCGGAACGAGACTTTGCGGAAGGTCCTGAAGTACCGCTTGCGGGAACAGT
- a CDS encoding acyl-CoA dehydrogenase family protein, with protein sequence MDLTYTEQEERFRQELRRWLGEVLPGLPERPDPLDWPGRRAYDTAWQRMLYDAGYADLQREATPTQHLIFLEETERAGAPYVGANFVGLLHAGPTIAAEGTEEQRARWLPPILRGDEVWCQGFSEPDAGSDLASLRTKAVRDGDQYVVSGSKIWTSHAEVADWCELLVRTTPVTPETPKHKGITWLAMPMDAPGITVRPLRTLAGSTEFAEVFLDEVRVPVANRVGAENDGWRVTMVTLSFERGTAFVGEVVACRRTLAAVAREARANGTWDDAVIRRQLGRLNAEFMTLWRLTQWNVSEAQKTGGVPGAGGSVFKLRYSHARQELYDTAAEVLGAGSFDLGHDWTLDRLSSLSYTIAAGTSQIQRNIVAERILGLPKGR encoded by the coding sequence ATGGACCTCACGTATACGGAGCAAGAGGAGAGATTCCGGCAGGAGTTGAGGAGGTGGCTCGGGGAGGTGCTGCCCGGGTTGCCGGAGCGGCCCGACCCCCTCGACTGGCCCGGCAGGCGCGCGTACGACACCGCCTGGCAGCGGATGCTGTACGACGCCGGGTACGCCGACCTCCAGCGCGAGGCCACTCCGACCCAGCACCTGATCTTCCTGGAGGAGACCGAGCGCGCCGGGGCCCCGTACGTCGGCGCGAACTTCGTCGGGCTGCTGCACGCGGGGCCGACCATCGCCGCCGAGGGCACCGAGGAGCAGCGGGCGCGCTGGCTGCCGCCGATCCTGCGCGGCGACGAGGTCTGGTGCCAGGGCTTCAGCGAGCCCGACGCGGGCTCCGACCTGGCGTCGCTGCGGACGAAGGCCGTCCGGGACGGGGATCAGTACGTGGTCTCGGGGTCCAAGATCTGGACCTCGCACGCCGAGGTGGCCGACTGGTGCGAGCTTCTCGTCCGCACCACTCCCGTCACACCCGAAACCCCCAAGCACAAGGGCATCACCTGGCTCGCCATGCCGATGGACGCGCCCGGCATCACCGTCCGGCCCCTGCGCACCCTCGCCGGGTCCACCGAGTTCGCGGAGGTGTTCCTCGACGAGGTGCGGGTGCCGGTCGCGAACCGGGTCGGCGCGGAGAACGACGGCTGGCGCGTCACCATGGTCACGCTCTCCTTCGAGCGGGGTACGGCCTTCGTCGGCGAGGTCGTCGCCTGCCGTCGCACCCTGGCGGCGGTCGCCCGTGAGGCGCGCGCGAACGGCACCTGGGACGATGCGGTCATCAGGCGCCAACTGGGGCGGCTCAACGCTGAGTTCATGACGCTGTGGCGGCTGACCCAGTGGAACGTGAGCGAGGCGCAGAAGACGGGCGGCGTTCCGGGAGCCGGTGGCTCCGTCTTCAAGCTCCGCTACTCGCACGCCCGTCAGGAGCTGTACGACACGGCCGCCGAGGTCCTGGGGGCCGGGTCCTTCGACCTCGGCCACGACTGGACCCTCGACCGGCTCTCCTCCCTCTCGTACACCATCGCCGCCGGTACCTCCCAGATCCAGCGGAACATCGTCGCCGAGCGCATCCTCGGCCTCCCGAAGGGCCGGTGA
- a CDS encoding acyl-CoA dehydrogenase family protein, with the protein MDFQLTDEQRALKRGVRELLARRFDREALRAAVDRASSSSGGALDRGLWRTLGEAGFFALRLPESEGGVGLGMPEAVLLFEEAGRVLLPGPLVETHLAAGEVKGAAEGEAVVTAPYGRLVAHLADADVVRGAGAGAADLRGAVEPVRSVDPLTPLHRLDGPTSHPYPREAVLLTAAEQLGTAARTLELAVQHACEREQFGQPVGAFQAVKHLCAQMLVRVETARAAVYAAAVTGSDVDGAAAGLFADEAAVGNARDCLQVCGGMGFTWEADVHLHLKRAWVRAGRGPSKAETEEELAAALLADGV; encoded by the coding sequence ATGGACTTTCAACTGACCGATGAACAGAGGGCGTTGAAGCGCGGCGTCCGGGAGCTTCTCGCGCGGCGCTTCGACCGCGAGGCCCTGCGTGCGGCGGTCGACCGCGCCTCGTCGAGCAGCGGTGGGGCGCTGGACCGGGGCCTGTGGCGCACCCTCGGCGAGGCGGGCTTCTTCGCCCTGCGCCTCCCCGAGTCCGAGGGCGGCGTCGGCCTCGGGATGCCGGAGGCGGTGCTGCTCTTCGAGGAGGCGGGCCGGGTGCTGCTGCCGGGGCCCCTCGTCGAGACGCACCTCGCGGCGGGCGAGGTGAAGGGCGCGGCGGAGGGGGAGGCGGTCGTCACGGCTCCGTACGGGCGGCTCGTCGCGCACCTCGCCGACGCGGACGTCGTACGGGGGGCGGGTGCGGGTGCGGCGGACCTGCGCGGTGCCGTCGAGCCGGTGCGCTCGGTCGATCCGCTGACGCCGCTGCACCGGCTCGACGGGCCGACCTCGCACCCGTACCCGAGGGAAGCCGTTCTCCTGACCGCCGCCGAGCAGCTCGGGACGGCCGCCCGCACGCTTGAGCTCGCCGTCCAACACGCGTGCGAGCGCGAGCAGTTCGGGCAGCCGGTGGGGGCCTTCCAGGCGGTGAAGCACCTGTGCGCGCAGATGCTGGTGCGCGTCGAGACGGCCCGTGCGGCCGTGTACGCGGCGGCGGTCACGGGGTCGGACGTCGACGGAGCGGCGGCCGGACTGTTCGCCGACGAGGCCGCCGTGGGCAACGCGCGCGACTGCCTCCAGGTGTGCGGGGGCATGGGCTTCACGTGGGAGGCTGACGTACATCTGCATCTGAAGCGAGCATGGGTACGGGCCGGGCGCGGCCCGTCGAAGGCGGAGACGGAAGAGGAACTGGCGGCCGCACTTCTGGCCGACGGCGTGTGA
- a CDS encoding anti-sigma regulatory factor, protein MQVLQVQLEVGADPSEVGRARRWARSRLVGCGIEADEPVAETLVLLISELVTNAVVHTGCPAVLRMLLPGVPGEGTAGEGASGDGPPGEWLTGETCLNGTPGSGSASGTAAGVLAASGGTVRVEVADSSACPPRPRHAEGDDTNGRGLELVDGLADRWGWQTEGAGKRIWCEVDRQVLPPRAAGANGSESAGRDAAREARRETPRETPWEGPRDTSREARREPVAESPFKKPFEPPFEPSYKPSCAVTNRT, encoded by the coding sequence GTGCAGGTGCTTCAGGTGCAGTTGGAGGTCGGGGCCGACCCCTCGGAGGTGGGACGAGCCCGTAGGTGGGCACGTTCCCGGCTCGTCGGGTGCGGCATAGAGGCCGACGAACCCGTCGCCGAGACGTTGGTCCTGCTCATTTCGGAGCTGGTCACCAACGCCGTCGTGCACACGGGCTGTCCGGCGGTGCTGCGGATGCTGCTGCCCGGGGTTCCCGGCGAGGGGACCGCCGGGGAGGGGGCGTCCGGCGACGGGCCTCCCGGTGAGTGGCTTACCGGGGAAACGTGCCTGAACGGGACGCCGGGCTCCGGTTCCGCTTCGGGCACCGCAGCGGGCGTGCTGGCGGCTTCGGGCGGCACGGTGCGGGTGGAGGTCGCCGATTCCAGCGCCTGCCCGCCGAGGCCCCGGCACGCGGAGGGCGACGACACGAACGGGCGCGGTCTGGAGCTCGTCGACGGTCTCGCCGACCGCTGGGGCTGGCAGACCGAGGGTGCGGGCAAGCGGATCTGGTGCGAGGTGGACCGGCAGGTGCTGCCGCCCCGGGCGGCCGGGGCGAACGGGTCCGAGTCCGCCGGACGGGATGCCGCGCGCGAGGCTCGCCGGGAGACGCCCCGGGAGACCCCTTGGGAGGGTCCTCGGGACACGTCGCGGGAGGCGCGGCGCGAGCCGGTGGCGGAGTCGCCTTTCAAGAAGCCGTTCGAGCCCCCCTTCGAGCCCTCGTACAAGCCGTCGTGCGCCGTCACAAATCGCACATAG
- a CDS encoding cyclase family protein, translating to MSLPAEFHDIAKRVNNWGRWGADDEIGTLNLITDDVVRAAARTVRTGRRIPLALPLQQDGVQTGVIPGRVNPLHSMVQINQELFGPGTVATSDDAVTMGLQAGTHWDALTHVSHSGKIYNGRPADTIAPHTRAAFSGIDKARHVVSRGVLLDVARARGVERLAGDHAVTPEDLEAAEELAGTKVGAGDIVLVRTGQIQVYLGGDKHGYGYPSPGLSIRTPEWFHARDVAAVANDTLTFEIFPPEIENLWLPVHALDLVEMGMLQGQNWNLEELSTACAQEKRYAFLLSAMPEPFVGGTGTPVAPVAIL from the coding sequence ATGTCGCTGCCCGCCGAGTTCCACGACATCGCCAAGCGCGTGAACAACTGGGGGCGTTGGGGAGCGGACGACGAGATCGGCACCCTCAACCTGATCACCGACGACGTCGTACGGGCCGCCGCGCGGACCGTGCGCACCGGCCGGCGCATCCCGCTCGCGCTGCCCCTCCAGCAGGACGGCGTGCAGACCGGAGTCATCCCGGGGCGGGTCAACCCACTGCACTCCATGGTTCAGATCAACCAGGAACTGTTCGGCCCCGGAACCGTCGCCACCAGCGACGACGCCGTGACCATGGGCCTCCAGGCGGGCACCCACTGGGACGCCCTCACCCATGTCTCGCACTCGGGGAAGATCTACAACGGCCGCCCCGCCGACACCATCGCCCCGCACACCCGTGCCGCCTTCAGCGGCATCGACAAGGCCCGGCACGTCGTCTCGCGCGGCGTCCTGCTGGACGTGGCCCGCGCCCGGGGTGTGGAGCGGCTCGCCGGGGACCACGCCGTCACGCCCGAAGACCTGGAGGCGGCCGAGGAGTTGGCGGGCACGAAGGTGGGCGCGGGCGACATCGTGCTCGTACGGACGGGGCAGATCCAGGTGTACCTGGGCGGGGACAAGCACGGGTACGGGTATCCGTCGCCGGGGCTTTCGATCCGTACGCCCGAGTGGTTCCACGCCCGGGACGTCGCCGCCGTCGCGAACGACACCCTCACCTTCGAGATCTTCCCGCCGGAGATCGAGAACCTCTGGCTGCCGGTGCACGCCCTCGACCTGGTCGAGATGGGGATGCTCCAGGGACAGAACTGGAATCTCGAAGAGTTGTCCACAGCCTGTGCACAAGAGAAGCGGTACGCGTTCCTGCTGTCCGCGATGCCGGAGCCGTTCGTCGGCGGAACAGGCACACCGGTCGCCCCGGTCGCGATCCTCTAG
- a CDS encoding SDR family oxidoreductase, which produces MGNFLTGKVIAVTGAGRGIGRAVALACAAEGARVVVNDYGVSMEGAEPTSEVAMEVVKEIEADGGEAVAVADDISSMAGGQRVVDVALAQYGRIDGVVCVAGILRERMLFNMSEEEWDPVVATHLKGTFTLFRAASAVMRKQGSGTLIGFTSGNHQGSVAQANYSAAKGGIISLVRSAALGLHKYGVTANAVAPVARTRMSANVPMELKEIGEPEDVAALVVYLLSERARAEGITGQVYTIAGPKIAVWAQPRELRAGYAASGSWTPESIADFLPGTVGVDPMPMLAQLEAMREAAAKKERPNATGTEGGER; this is translated from the coding sequence ATGGGGAACTTCTTGACCGGAAAGGTCATAGCGGTGACCGGGGCGGGTCGTGGGATCGGGCGGGCGGTGGCGCTGGCGTGCGCGGCGGAGGGCGCGCGTGTGGTCGTCAATGACTACGGGGTCTCGATGGAGGGCGCGGAGCCGACCAGCGAGGTCGCCATGGAGGTGGTCAAGGAGATCGAGGCGGACGGCGGGGAGGCCGTCGCCGTCGCGGACGACATCTCCTCCATGGCGGGCGGCCAGCGGGTGGTTGACGTCGCCCTCGCCCAGTACGGGCGTATCGACGGAGTCGTCTGCGTCGCCGGGATCCTCCGCGAACGGATGCTCTTCAACATGTCCGAGGAGGAGTGGGACCCCGTCGTCGCCACCCACCTCAAGGGCACCTTCACCCTCTTCCGGGCGGCCTCCGCCGTGATGCGCAAGCAGGGTTCGGGCACCCTCATCGGCTTCACCAGCGGCAACCACCAGGGCAGCGTGGCGCAGGCCAACTACAGCGCGGCCAAGGGCGGGATCATCTCCCTCGTACGGAGCGCCGCGCTCGGCCTGCACAAGTACGGTGTGACGGCGAACGCGGTCGCGCCCGTGGCCCGTACGCGCATGTCGGCGAACGTACCCATGGAGCTGAAGGAGATCGGCGAGCCCGAGGACGTCGCCGCCCTCGTCGTCTACCTCCTCTCCGAGAGGGCCCGTGCCGAGGGGATCACCGGCCAGGTCTACACGATCGCCGGACCCAAGATCGCGGTGTGGGCGCAGCCCCGCGAACTGCGCGCGGGGTACGCGGCCTCCGGCTCCTGGACGCCCGAATCGATCGCGGACTTCCTGCCCGGCACGGTGGGCGTGGACCCGATGCCGATGCTGGCGCAGCTGGAGGCGATGCGCGAGGCGGCGGCGAAGAAGGAACGGCCCAACGCGACGGGGACTGAAGGGGGAGAGCGATGA
- a CDS encoding Zn-dependent alcohol dehydrogenase, whose protein sequence is MRAVVFDGKQVEVVDDLEIRDPGPGEVLVGIRAAGLCHSDISVTNGTIPFPVPVVLGHEGAGVVEAVGAGVTHVTPGDHVALSTLAGCGACTECDRGRPTMCRKAIGMPGQPFSRGGTPLYQFASNSAFSERTLVKAVQAVKIPSDIPLTSAALMGCGVVTGVGAVLNRARVALGETVVVIGTGGIGLNVIQGARIAGASRIVAVDTNPAKEASARLFGATDFLTSTDAVRDLLPTGADHVFECVGRTSLIRAAIDLLDRHGQAILLGMTAPAEEATFIPAAMFLDKSILGCRYGSSRPQRDIPLYAELYRQGRLLLDELVTETYPVEDFAKAAQDAEQGRVARGVLTF, encoded by the coding sequence ATGAGGGCGGTCGTCTTTGACGGGAAGCAGGTCGAGGTCGTCGACGACCTGGAGATACGCGACCCGGGCCCGGGGGAGGTCCTGGTGGGCATCCGTGCGGCGGGTCTGTGCCACAGCGACATCTCGGTCACCAACGGGACGATCCCCTTCCCCGTGCCGGTGGTGCTCGGCCACGAGGGCGCGGGCGTGGTGGAGGCGGTGGGCGCCGGGGTCACCCACGTCACACCCGGCGACCACGTCGCCCTGTCCACCCTCGCCGGCTGCGGGGCGTGCACGGAGTGCGACCGAGGCCGGCCGACGATGTGCCGCAAGGCGATCGGAATGCCGGGCCAGCCGTTCTCACGCGGCGGCACGCCGCTCTACCAGTTCGCCTCCAACTCCGCTTTCTCGGAACGGACGTTGGTGAAGGCGGTCCAGGCCGTCAAGATCCCCTCCGACATCCCGCTCACGTCGGCCGCACTCATGGGCTGCGGCGTGGTGACGGGGGTCGGCGCGGTACTGAACCGGGCGCGGGTGGCCCTCGGTGAGACGGTCGTCGTCATCGGCACGGGCGGCATCGGTCTGAACGTCATCCAGGGCGCGCGCATCGCGGGCGCGTCCAGGATCGTCGCCGTCGACACCAACCCGGCGAAGGAGGCGTCGGCCCGCCTCTTCGGCGCGACGGATTTCCTGACGTCGACGGACGCGGTGCGGGACCTGCTCCCGACCGGCGCGGACCACGTCTTCGAATGCGTCGGCCGAACCTCCTTGATTCGTGCCGCAATTGACCTCCTCGACCGGCACGGCCAGGCCATCCTGCTCGGCATGACCGCCCCGGCCGAGGAGGCCACCTTCATCCCCGCCGCGATGTTCCTGGACAAGTCCATCCTGGGCTGCCGGTACGGCTCGTCGCGCCCGCAGCGCGACATCCCGCTGTACGCGGAGCTGTACCGGCAGGGGCGGTTGCTGCTGGACGAGCTGGTGACGGAGACGTACCCGGTGGAGGACTTCGCGAAGGCGGCCCAGGACGCGGAGCAGGGGAGGGTGGCGCGGGGTGTACTGACCTTCTGA
- a CDS encoding GlxA family transcriptional regulator codes for MSTDDGTSAGNLHRVAVLALPEVIPFELGIPHRIFGRAYDAEGARLYEVVTFGTRAGQLIDTQADFKLYVEHGPEVLAAADTVIVPAAYEPSELYEEGRLPEEIADVLRLVRPGTRLASICTGGFVLAAAGLLDGRPATTHWHWAERFQQLFPAVQVDPEVLYVDDGDVLTSAGVAAGIDLCVHMVRRDFGAAVANDVARRSVVPPHRDGGQAQYIRRPVPEPQLATTMAARAWALGHLHEPIQLRDMAEQESMSVRTFTRRFREEAGVSPGQWLAQQRVERARHLLESSDLDMEQVAREAGFGTAQSMRGHLQGALGVSPMAYRRTFRMGRSG; via the coding sequence ATGAGTACTGACGATGGCACCTCGGCCGGGAACCTCCATCGCGTCGCCGTCCTCGCCCTCCCCGAGGTGATTCCCTTCGAGCTCGGGATCCCGCACCGGATCTTCGGGCGGGCATACGACGCGGAGGGGGCGCGGCTGTACGAGGTCGTGACCTTCGGGACCCGGGCCGGGCAACTGATCGACACTCAGGCCGACTTCAAGCTGTACGTCGAGCACGGGCCCGAGGTGCTGGCGGCGGCGGACACCGTGATCGTCCCGGCCGCGTACGAGCCCTCCGAGCTGTACGAGGAGGGGCGGCTGCCCGAGGAGATCGCCGATGTCCTACGGCTCGTACGGCCCGGGACCCGGCTCGCCTCCATCTGCACCGGCGGCTTCGTGCTCGCCGCCGCCGGGCTTCTCGACGGGCGGCCCGCCACCACGCACTGGCACTGGGCCGAGCGCTTCCAGCAGTTGTTCCCCGCGGTGCAGGTCGATCCCGAGGTGTTGTACGTCGATGACGGCGATGTCCTCACCTCGGCGGGGGTCGCGGCGGGCATCGACCTCTGCGTGCACATGGTGCGGCGGGACTTCGGGGCGGCCGTCGCCAACGACGTGGCGCGGCGGAGCGTGGTGCCGCCGCACCGGGACGGGGGTCAGGCGCAGTACATCCGACGGCCGGTGCCGGAACCGCAGTTGGCCACGACCATGGCGGCGCGGGCCTGGGCGCTGGGGCATCTGCACGAGCCGATCCAGTTGCGGGACATGGCGGAGCAGGAGTCGATGTCGGTACGGACCTTCACGCGGCGGTTCCGCGAGGAGGCCGGGGTGAGCCCGGGGCAGTGGCTGGCGCAGCAGCGGGTGGAGCGGGCGCGGCATCTGCTGGAGTCGAGTGATCTGGACATGGAGCAGGTGGCGAGGGAGGCGGGGTTCGGGACGGCGCAGTCCATGCGGGGGCATTTGCAGGGGGCTCTTGGGGTGTCGCCGATGGCGTATCGGCGGACGTTTCGGATGGGGCGGAGCGGTTGA